In Euphorbia lathyris chromosome 10, ddEupLath1.1, whole genome shotgun sequence, a single genomic region encodes these proteins:
- the LOC136208423 gene encoding alpha carbonic anhydrase 1, chloroplastic-like, whose amino-acid sequence MTSYYFSSLIIFLIQFLSHVSSSFDQSHPIDFTYKNEKEWGKTYKTCSDGKNQSPININEKQSVLSKSLQPLTRFYKPATAFLVDNGVNIGVRYTSDHASMIMDGKNYTMRLMHWHSPSEHRLNGVQYPLELHMVHTAPDESLAVVGILYQFGQPDQFIQSINTSLTQLTQMVKEHKNPVEVSLGKLDTRLLGKKTNKYYRYNGSLTTPPCTESVIWTLLPRIKTVSEEQVEAIKSPLTGEYKLNFRPVQPLNGRQIQMYYTN is encoded by the exons ATGACTTCTTATTACTTCTCTTCgcttattatttttcttattcaaTTTCTATCTCATGTTTCTTCAAGTTTTGATCAGAGCC ATCCAATTGATTTCACGTACAAGAATGAAAAAGAATGGGGAAAAACATACAAAACATGCTCAGATGGGAAAAATCAGTCTCCGATCAACATTAATGAAAAGCAAAGTGTTCTTTCAAAATCTCTGCAACCCTTAACCAGATTTTATAAACCTGCTACGGCTTTTCTTGTTGATAATGGTGTCAATATCGGG GTGCGTTATACTAGCGATCATGCATCAATGATAATGGACGGTAAAAATTACACAATGAGGTTGATGCATTGGCATTCTCCCTCTGAGCATCGTCTTAATGGAGTCCA GTACCCATTGGAGCTTCACATGGTCCATACCGCACCGGATGAAAGTCTCGCTGTTGTTGGAATCCTATACCAGTTTGGTCAACCTGATCAATTTATCCAATCG ATTAATACGAGTTTAACCCAGCTGACTCAGATGGTAAAAGAACATAAAAACCCTGTAGAAGTGTCCTTGGGAAAGTTGGATACAAGACTTCTCGGTAAAAAAACTAACAAATATTACAGATATAACGGTTCTCTTACCACTCCACCATGCACCGAATCCGTTATTTGGACTCTCCTTCCCAGG ATAAAAACAGTAAGTGAGGAACAAGTGGAAGCCATTAAATCTCCATTAACGGGGGAATACAAGCTTAATTTTAGGCCTGTTCAGCCTCTCAATGGTAGACAAATCCAAATGTATTATACTAATTAA
- the LOC136209257 gene encoding probable polygalacturonase At3g15720, producing the protein MYIPNGRKYLLQPITFSGACRSKDISVQIEGELVAPANPHEWICKNKKCKQWITFDKINGLVIHGYGTLNGQGTNWWNLDCKHNKQQCGKKATGLIISHSENVHIKNLNFKDSPQMHIAFERSNWVYASNITINAPWDSPNTDGIHLQHATNIHIQDSIIKTGDDCISISDGSSHVDISNIKCGPGHGISIGSLGIRGKEEKVEYIHVNNVTFEGTQNGVRIKTWQGGRGYARHITFEHITLKNSLNPIIIDQYYCPHKKCGDHKSSAVEVSDIKYKDIKGTSMEKEAVRLACSEAVGCKDILMEDIDISVDSHESRHGVSTENAVSYCSNVHGRFSGNMFPSVSCLQKN; encoded by the exons ATGTATATTCCGAATGGGAGAAAATATTTGCTGCAACCTATCACTTTTTCTGGTGCTTGTAGATCAAAAGATATCAGTGTCCAA ATAGAAGGTGAACTAGTAGCACCGGCTAATCCTCATGAATGGATATGCAAGAATAAGAAATGCAAACAATGGATTACATTCGACAAAATCAATGGACTCGTCATCCATGGTTATGGAACTCTCAATGGTCAAGGCACAAATTGGTGGAACTTGGATTGCAAACATAATAAACAG CAATGCGGAAAGAAAGCAACG GGACTTATAATATCACACTCGGAAAATGTACACATAAAAAACCTAAATTTCAAGGACAGTCCACAAATGCATATAGCATTTGAGAGATCAAATTGGGTTTATGCTTCAAATATCACTATTAATGCTCCATGGGACAGCCCGAATACCGACGGAATTCATCTCCAACATGCTACAAATATTCATATACAGGACTCCATTATTAAAACAG GTGATGATTGTATATCAATTAGCGACGGTTCGTCACATGTTGATATTAGTAATATCAAATGCGGTCCTGGACATGGAATAAG TATTGGAAGTCTGGGGATACGTGGGAAAGAGGAAAAAGTAGAGTATATTCATGTTAATAATGTTACATTTGAAGGAACTCAGAACGGGGTTAGAATAAAAACATGGCAG GGAGGAAGGGGATACGCAAGACATATAACATTCGAGCATATAACATTAAAGAATTCATTAAATCCTATAATTATCGATCAGTATTACTGCCCCCATAAGAAATGCGGTGACCAT AAATCATCAGCAGTGGAAGTGAGTGATATAAAATACAAGGATATAAAAGGGACGTCAATGGAAAAAGAAGCGGTGAGATTAGCATGCAGTGAAGCAGTCGGATGCAAAGATATTTTAATGGAGGATATCGATATATCCGTTGACTCACATGAATCTCGACATGGAGTTTCTACTGAAAATGCAGTTTCTTATTGTTCTAATGTTCATGGACGTTTCAGCGGCAATATGTTTCCTAGTGTTTCTTGCTTACAGAAAAACTAG
- the LOC136208422 gene encoding alpha carbonic anhydrase 1, chloroplastic-like, with protein MASKPPFFFSPFFLILLLLPLIVDAISATPPFNFSYGGGKEGPDEWGRTYKTCSHGKFQSPINIMTNQTLPAKSNHPIFTIYRPAFAYLVDNGYNIGVKYNSEHAEVKIDGKIYIMKLMHWHSPSEHRINGIQYPLELHIVHEAADHSRAVVSILYKYGAPDPFIASLNPKLAKMHTMVRKGGGSPQVSLGMLNTKFLGNISGNYYRYMGSLTTPPCTEPVIWTLLSKLRSVSKKQVLAIRSPLTSRFRHNCRPIQALNGRTVKEYV; from the exons ATGGCTTCTAAACCTCCCTTTTTCTTCTCCCCCTTCTTcttgattcttcttcttcttccattgatAGTTGATGCTATCTCTGCAACTCCTCCATTTAATTTCAGCTATGGTGGAGGAAAAGAAGGGCCAGATGAATGGGGAAGAACATACAAAACATGCTCACATGGAAAATTTCAATCTCCTATAAATATtatgactaaccaaacacttccAGCCAAATCTAACCATCCCATTTTCACTATTTACAGACCTGCTTTTGCTTATCTTGTTGACAATGGCTACAACATTGGG GTAAAATATAACAGTGAACATGCAGAGGTAAAAATAGATGGTAAAATTTACATCATGAAGTTAATGCATTGGCATTCTCCTTCCGAGCATCGTATTAACGGAATCCA GTATCCACTGGAACTTCACATAGTCCACGAAGCAGCAGATCACAGTCGCGCTGTTGTTTCAATCCTCTACAAATATGGCGCACCTGATCCATTTATTGCCTCG CTTAATCCAAAATTGGCAAAGATGCATACAATGGTAAGAAAAGGTGGAGGATCACCACAAGTTTCTTTGGGGATGTTGAATACAAAATTCTTGGGAAACATAAGTGGAAATTACTATAGATATATGGGTTCTCTCACTACTCCTCCATGTACTGAGCCTGTCATCTGGACCCTCCTTTCTAAG TTGAGAAGTGTAAGCAAGAAGCAGGTGTTAGCTATAAGATCTCCATTGACAAGTCGTTTCAGGCATAATTGCAGGCCTATTCAGGCTCTGAATGGTAGAACGGTTAAGGAATACGTATAA